Proteins encoded in a region of the Ciona intestinalis unplaced genomic scaffold, KH HT000059.2, whole genome shotgun sequence genome:
- the LOC100181775 gene encoding elongation factor 1-alpha, somatic form, whose translation MVKEKLHINIVVIGHVDSGKSTTTGHLIYKCGGIDKRAIEKFEKEASEMGKGSFKYAWVLDKLKAERERGITIDIALWKFETVKYYITVIDAPGHRDFIKNMITGTSQADCAVLVVAAGVGEFEAGISKNGQTREHVLLAYTLGVKQMIIAVNKMDSTEPKYSEVRFNEIKQEVTNYIKKVGYNPKKVAFIPISGFYGDNMLEPSDNMKWFKGAELPKGDKKETKRVMTLFEALDAIEEPKRPTDKALRLPLQDVYKIGGIGTVPVGRVETGIIKPGMLVTFSPANITTEVKSVEMHHEALTEALPGDNVGFNVKNVSVKDIKRGMVAGDSKNDPPKEANTFNAQVIILNHPGQIHAGYAPVLDCHTAHIACKFDQLLEKIDRRSGKKLEENPKSVKSGDAIIAVLKPSKPMCVESFSEYPPLGRFAVRDMRQTVAVGVIKSVEKKEAGAGKVTKAAQKAAKKK comes from the exons ATGGTTAAGGAAAAGCTTCACATCAACATTGTAGTGATAGGCCACGTCGACTCCGGAAAGTCAACGACCACTGGTCATCTAATCTACAAATGTGGGGGCATCGATAAAAGAGCGATCGAGAAATTCGAAAAAGAAGCATCCGAG ATGGGTAAAGGATCGTTCAAGTATGCCTGGGTGTTGGACAAACTGAAAGCGGAACGAGAAAGAGGAATCACAATTGATATTGCACTTTGGAAGTTTGAAACGGTTAAGTATTACATCACGGTTATTGATGCACCTGGTCACCGAGATTTCATCAAAAACATGATTACTGGAACATCCCAG GCCGACTGTGCCGTCTTGGTTGTTGCGGCTGGGGTGGGAGAGTTCGAAGCAGGGATATCGAAGAACGGACAGACAAGAGAGCATGTTCTTCTTGCCTACACCCTTGGAGTTAAACAAATGATCATAGCTGTCAACAAAATGGACAGCACTGAACCGAAGTATTCGGAG GTGCGTttcaatgaaataaaacaggaAGTGACAAACTACATTAAAAAGGTTGGCTATAATCCTAAAAAGGTTGCTTTTATTCCAATATCTGGCTTCTACGGAGATAATATGTTGGAACCATCGGACAATATGAAGTGGTTTAAG GGAGCAGAATTACCGAAGGGAGATAAGAAGGAAACCAAAAGGGTCATGACTTTGTTCGAAGCTTTGGATGCAATAGAAGAACCGAAACGACCAACCGATAAAGCGCTAAGATTGCCTCTGCAAGACGTTTACAAAATCGGAG GAATCGGCACGGTTCCGGTTGGTCGGGTTGAGACTGGTATTATAAAACCAGGCATGCTGGTGACGTTTTCACCCGCCAACATTACTACGGAAGTCAAGTCGGTAGAAATGCACCACGAAGCACTGACCGAAGCACTTCCAGGAGACAACGTTGGTTTTAACGTTAAGAACGTATCGGTGAAGGATATTAAGCGTGGTATGGTGGCAGGAGATTCCAAAAACGATCCGCCGAAAGAGGCAAATACTTTTAATGCGCAG GTAATCATACTGAACCATCCGGGCCAAATACACGCAGGATATGCTCCTGTTCTGGATTGCCACACCGCTCATATCGCTTGCAAG TTCGATCAACTATTGGAAAAAATTGATCGTCGTTCTGGGAAGAAGCTTGAGGAAAACCCAAAAAGTGTGAAAAGTGGTGACGCCATAATTGCTGTACTGAAACCCTCAAAACCGATGTGTGTCGAATCATTTAGTGAATATCCACCACtag GTCGCTTTGCTGTTCGAGATATGAGACAAACTGTTGCAGTTGGGGTGATTAAAAGTGTCGAAAAGAAAGAAGCCGGTGCCGGAAAAGTAACAAAAGCTGCACAAAAAGCGGCCAAGAAGAAATAA